Proteins from a single region of Ogataea parapolymorpha DL-1 chromosome IV, whole genome shotgun sequence:
- a CDS encoding Pre-mRNA-splicing ATP-dependent RNA helicase prp28 has translation MSLPPSLDDLVKTRPTNGKTRFLSKSQREKRKQQQVVKPPSAVVKPRLLKKKAPDPSFANSSSKSNGDINDADFAPIVDLPRRRHDLEFDDVHWSEKELSKMTDRDWRIMREDYNISTKGGKLENPLRKWEESQISPLILQQLEALGYTEPTPIQRAAVPNGLTGRDLVGIAETGSGKTLAFLIPSVNYILQLPRLGRFEGPYVLILVPTRELALQIEREFSKFASLGFDVISLIGGHSYDEHAEKLERGVEVIIATPGRLVDCLEQQLVSLDRCFFLVMDEADRMIDMGFENDLNKILESLPDGSENPHYLGSGEPKRTTMMFTATMPPQIEKISAKYLKNPGTVMVGEVGGAVDSVRQEAIQVDDSDEKRLQMLQKVLTRGIYSPPIIIFVNFRKTCEMVAEFLEQLGFNAVTMHGSKTQEQREYAIQQIKEGRSDILVATDVAGRGIDIPDVSLVVNFQMAKNIEDYTHRIGRTGRAGKEGTAITFWSAADADVLYNLKQMITKSPVSRCPEELRRHPAAQKKMVKNIET, from the coding sequence ATGTCTCTGCCTCCTTCTCTCGACGACCTGGTGAAAACCCGGCCGACCAATGGCAAGACGCGGTTTCTCAGTAAGTCTCAAAGGGAGAAGCgcaagcagcagcaggtaGTGAAGCCTCCCTCTGCTGTTGTGAAGCCGCGACttctcaagaagaaggcaCCAGATCCAAGTTTTGCGAACTCCTCAAGCAAAAGCAACGGAGACATTAACGATGCTGATTTTGCTCCCATTGTGGATCTGCCCAGGCGTCGTCATGACCTAGAATTCGACGATGTTCATTGGtcagaaaaagagctttCCAAAATGACCGACAGAGACTGGAGAATCATGCGGGAGGATTACAATATCAGCACGAAAGGCGGGAAGTTGGAGAATCCTTTGCGTAAGTGGGAGGAAAGCCAGATTTCGCCGCTGATACTCCAACAGTTAGAGGCTTTAGGATACACAGAGCCAACACCCATACAAAGGGCAGCTGTTCCAAACGGACTGACTGGCCGAGATCTGGTCGGTATTGCCGAGACCGGTTCGGGGAAAACGTTGGCGTTTTTGATTCCCAGTGTGAATTACATTTTGCAGTTGCCCCGTCTGGGAAGGTTTGAGGGCCCGTATGTGCTCATTCTGGTTCCCACGAGAGAATTGGCGTTGCAGATTGAGCGAgagttttccaaatttGCGTCTCTCGGGTTTGACGTGATCTCGCTGATTGGAGGACACTCGTACGATGAGcatgctgaaaagctggagcGAGGCGTGGAGGTGATAATAGCCACTCCCGGGCGGCTGGTGGACtgtctggagcagcagctggtaTCTCTAGATCGGTGCTTTTTCTTGGTGATGGACGAAGCTGACCGGATGATTGATATGGGTTTTGAAAACGATCTCAACAAAATCCTCGAAAGCTTACCAGATGGGTCTGAGAATCCACATTACTTGGGTTCTGGCGAGCCCAAAAGAACCACCATGATGTTTACCGCGACAATGCCGCCGCAGAtcgagaaaatcagcgCAAAGTACCTGAAAAACCCAGGCACTGTTATGGTGGGCGAGGTTGGCGGTGCGGTCGACAGCGTTCGCCAAGAAGCCATCCAGGTTGATGATTCGGATGAGAAACGGTTGCAAATGCTGCAGAAGGTGCTCACCCGTGGCATTTACTCGCCTCCAATCATTATTTTTGTGAATTTCAGGAAAACATGCgaaatggtggcagaatttctggagcagctgggATTTAATGCTGTAACGATGCATGGCTCCAAAACGCAGGAACAGCGGGAATACGCCATCCAGCAGATAAAAGAGGGCAGGTCTGACATTTTGGTGGCTACAGACGTGGCCGGGCGAGGAATTGACATTCCGGACGTGTCACTCGTGGTGAACTTCCAAATGGCGAAAAATATCGAGGATTACACACATAGAATCGGACGTACGGGGCGGGCTGGCAAAGAGGGTACGGCAATCACGTTCTGGAGCGCTGCGGACGCGGATGTGCTGTACAACCTCAAACAGATGATCACCAAAAGCCCTGTCAGCAGGTGTCCGGAGGAGCTGAGAAGACACCCTGCtgcacagaaaaaaatggtgaaaaatatcgaAACCTGA
- a CDS encoding Pre-mRNA-splicing factor CWC2 — MARRPARLQLDPESVTADTKPPQTGQVFNLWYSRWTGGEYNGRTVAHARHRCHPAKDAGYTKADKHVEPGSVNRDKFICLYFARGYCTNGKNCDYLHRLPTDMDFFPHTVDCFGRERFADYRDDMTGVGSFNKVNKTLFVEKFRSMEGNVEMLVNKNFGEYGEVERTRVVRSKGIAFVTYRLESQAQFAKEAMYGQSLREDDDEEALNVKWANEDPDPVAKKRNREEEEQTALETAKKLLATMQEKLRRVEEKEPEQKTADGEETQEDVEKAPKALPAPQPSSIFANKSLDAIKLLQKKPTLATKLGYDSDSD, encoded by the coding sequence atggCTCGTCGCCCTGCTAGACTCCAATTGGACCCTGAATCCGTCACTGCAGACACTAAGCCGCCACAGACGGGCCAGGTGTTTAACCTGTGGTATAGCCGATGGACTGGCGGCGAGTATAACGGCAGAACCGTCGCGCACGCTCGACATAGATGTCATCCGGCCAAAGATGCAGGCTATACAAAGGCAGATAAACACGTGGAGCCGGGATCAGTGAACCGCGACAAGTTCATCTGTCTGTATTTTGCTCGCGGATACTGCACGAACGGAAAAAACTGCGATTATCTACACCGTCTGCCCACAGACATGGACTTTTTTCCTCATACGGTAGACTGTTTTGGGCGAGAGCGATTTGCTGACTACCGAGACGATATGACCGGAGTGGGGTCTTTTAACAAAGTCAACAAGAcgctgtttgtggagaaGTTCAGATCGATGGAAGGAAACGTGGAGATGCTTGTAAATAAGAATTTTGGAGAGTATGGAGAAGTTGAGCGCACAAGGGTGGTGAGAAGCAAAGGCATAGCGTTTGTCACCTATAGATTGGAAAGCCAGGCTCAGTTTGCCAAGGAGGCAATGTACGGACAGTCTCTTCGGGAAgacgatgacgaggaggcaCTCAATGTTAAATGGGCCAACGAGGACCCTGACCCGGTGGCCAAGAAAAGAAACcgcgaggaggaagagcagaCTGCGTTGGAGACCGCTAAAAAACTTTTGGCAACGATGCAGGAGAAATTGAGACGTGTGGAAGAGAAAGAGCCGGAGCAGAAAACAGCAGACGGAGAAGAGACGCAAGAGGATGTCGAGAAAGCTCCAAAGGCTCTCCCTGCTCCGCAGCCGTCGTCAATTTTTGCGAATAAATCATTAGATGCTATTAAATTGCTACAGAAGAAACCGACGCTTGCGACGAAGCTCGGCTACGATAGCGATAGCGACTAG
- a CDS encoding Fimbrin: MNVIKLQKKFPVLEQQDLFNIIDDFRKIDLDDKGWVDRKHVIEAVSNDGKGSYDDIRETLKQVNVDASGHVELEDFVELHAKLKEKKLQPPPSGSSGVSAGSAVSGSSSAGGFVHRGTGASAKVIVTGKSGTTHTINDEERIEFTRHINAVLAGDPHVGDRLPFPLDTFQIFDECTDGLVLSKLINDSVPDTIDTRVLNIPKKGKKLNNFTMLENANIVLNSAKAIGCVVVNVHSEDIIEGKEHLILGLIWQIIRRGLLSKIDIKLHPELYRLLEDDETLEQFLRLPPEQILLRWFNYHLKAANWHRRVSNFTSDVSDGENYTILLNQLQPESCSKAPLQTPDLLQRAEQVLENADKIGCRKYLTPTALVAGNPRLNLAFVAHLFNTHPGLDPIEESERPEIEEFDAEGEREARVFTLWLNSLEVDPPVVSLFEDLKDGTILLQAFDKVMPGSVSLNHINKRPTSGKEMMRFKALENTNYAVEVGKANRFSLVGIEGSDIVDGNKMLTLGLVWQLMRRNINNTLQKLASNGKELTDAEILNWANTQVTKGGKNSTIRSFKDPSLATGVFLLDVLNGLKPGYVDYSLVTSGATEEERYANARLAISIARKLGALIWLVPEDINEVRSRLILTFVGSLMSLKV, encoded by the exons ATGAACGTTATCAAGCTGCAG AAAAAATTCCCTGTGTTGGAACAACAGGACCTCTTCAATATTATTGATGACTTCCGCAAAATCGACTTGGACGACAAGGGCTGGGTAGACAGGAAACACGTGATTGAAGCCGTCTCTAACGACGGCAAGGGCTCGTACGACGATATCAGAGAAACTTTGAAGCAGGTCAATGTGGACGCTTCGGGACATGTGGAGTTGGAAGACTTTGTCGAGCTGCATGCgaaattgaaggaaaaaaagcttCAGCCGCCTCCATCTGGCTCCTCTGGCGTCAGTGCCGGTTCTGCTGTGTCCGGTAGCTCGTCAGCAGGCGGCTTTGTTCACAGAGGTACGGGTGCTTCGGCTAAGGTTATTGTTACCGGTAAATCGGGAACCACGCACACTatcaacgacgaggagagaATTGAGTTCACCAGACACATCAATGCTGTGTTAGCAGGAGATCCACATGTCGGCGACAGATTGCCTTTCCCATTGGACACTTTCCAGATCTTTGACGAGTGCACGGACGGTCTGGTTCTTTCCAAGCTGATTAATGACTCTGTTCCAGATACTATCGATACTAGGGTGCTCAACATCCCCAAGAAAGGAAAGAAACTGAACAATTTCACCATGCTGGAAAACGCCAACATTGTGCTTAACTCCGCTAAGGCTATTGGCTGCGTGGTGGTTAACGTGCACTCCGAAGATATCATTGAGGGAAAAGAACACTTGATTCTAGGCCTTATCTGGCAGATCATCAGAAGAGGATTGCTCAGCAAAATCGATATTAAGCTCCATCCTGAGCTTTACAGACTgctggaagacgacgagaccTTGGAACAGTTCCTCAGACTGCCTCCAGAACAGATCTTGCTCAGATGGTTCAACTACCATCTGAAGGCAGCAAACTGGCATAGAAGAGTGTCAAACTTTACGAGTGACGTGAGCGATGGAGAAAACTACACCATTTTGTTGAACCAGTTGCAGCCAGAGTCCTGCTCCAAGGCTCCTTTGCAGACGCCTGACCTGTTGCAGAGAGCTGAgcaggtgctggaaaatgctGATAAGATCGGGTGCAGAAAGTACTTGACTCCTACTGCCTTGGTTGCCGGTAACCCACGTCTGAACCTTGCCTTTGTGGCTCATCTTTTCAACACTCATCCTGGTCTGGACCCAATCGAGGAGAGCGAGAGGCCAGAAATTGAGGAGTTCGATGCAGAGGGCGAGAGAGAGGCTAGAGTGTTTACTCTGTGGCTTAACTCTTTGGAAGTCGATCCGCCAGTGGTTTCTTTGTTTGAAGACCTAAAGGACGGTACTATTTTGCTGCAGGCTTTCGACAAGGTGATGCCCGGTTCTGTTAGCTTGAACCACATAAATAAGAGACCAACCTCAGGAAAGGAGATGATGAGATTCAAGGCGCTGGAAAACACTAATTATGCGGTTGAGGTTGGAAAGGCCAACCGGTTTTCGCTTGTCGGTATTGAAGGTTCTGACATTGTGGATGGCAACAAGATGCTCACCCTGGGACTGGTGTGGCAATTGATGAGAAGAAACATCAACAATACgctccagaaacttgccTCCAACGGTAAAGAGCTTACCGATGCCGAGATCCTTAATTGGGCCAACACGCAGGTCACCAAGGGTGGTAAGAACTCGACGATTCGCTCTTTCAAAGATCCTTCGTTGGCCACGGGTGTTTTCCTTCTCGACGTGCTGAATGGCTTGAAGCCAGGCTACGTTGACTACTCGCTGGTTACTTCAGGTGCTACCGAGGAAGAGAGATACGCCAATGCCAGATTGGCCATTTCAATTGCTAGAAAGCTTGGTGCTTTGATCTGGTTGGTGCCAGAGGATATCAACGAGGTCAGATCAAGACTGATTCTCACATTTGTTGGGTCCTTAATGTCCTTGAAGGTGTGA
- a CDS encoding 3-keto-steroid reductase, giving the protein MSLVALITGTNSNLGLNIAYRLLVEVPSETRLTIIVTSRTLPKAIEAINKIKEHNEKHVRRIAILDFDYVLVDFSNMVSILAAIYELKKNHNKLDYLFINAAQGVYSGIDWIQATKEVLSNPVQASTFPTYKIQKVGVKSSDGLGLVFQANVFGPYYFVQHLAEPLLSHSKNPRVVWISSIMSKPSFLSFDDLQLLRSDISYEGSKRLVDLLHLGSYKELKSRYGINQYLTHPGIFTSFSFFQYLNPLTFYGMLLMFYVARLCGSPWHNISGWKGANAPIFVCLKANPELDLQEKKYGSACTITGKEYLKITEVDATGQADVAKYFEDLKLQWDEKLKNQIADTRKVYADD; this is encoded by the coding sequence atgAGTCTCGTGGCCCTGATCACCGGCACCAACAGCAATTTGGGGCTCAACATTGCCTATCGTCTACTGGTCGAAGTTCCTTCTGAAACCAGGCTGACCATCATTGTCACGTCCAGAACACTCCCTAAAGCCATTGAGGCGATAAACAAGATTAAAGAGCACAACGAAAAACATGTGCGTCGTATAGCCATTCTGGACTTCGACTATGTCCTTGTCGACTTCTCCAACATGGTGTCCATTCTCGCGGCGATCTACGAactcaagaaaaaccacAACAAGCTCGACTACCTCTTCATCAATGCTGCCCAGGGCGTCTACTCGGGCATAGACTGGATCCAGGCCACCAAAGAAGTTCTCTCCAACCCAGTGCAGGCCTCGACTTTCCCCACGTACAAGATTCAGAAAGTAGGTGTCAAGTCTTCCGACGGGTTGGGGCTCGTGTTCCAGGCAAACGTGTTTGGACCTTATTACTTTGTACAGCATCTGGCCGAGCCATTACTGTCGCACTCTAAAAATCCCCGGGTCGTGTGGATCTCGAGCATAATGTCAAAACCTTCGTTTTTGTCCTTTGACGATCTACAGCTGCTTAGGTCTGACATCTCGTACGAGGGCTCAAAGCGGCTTGTCGACTTGCTCCATCTCGGCTCATACAAAGAACTCAAGTCCAGGTATGGCATCAACCAGTACTTGACCCACCCAGGCATATTCacctcgttctcgttcttcCAGTACCTCAACCCGCTCACATTCTACGGAATGCTGCTGATGTTCTACGTGGCAAGGCTTTGTGGCTCGCCGTGGCACAATATATCGGGCTGGAAAGGCGCTAACGCTCCGATTTTCGTCTGTCTAAAAGCCAATCCAGAGCTGGACCTGcaggagaaaaaatacgGCAGTGCATGTACTATCACCGGTAAAGAGTACCTCAAGATTACAGAGGTCGATGCAACGGGCCAGGCAGACGTGGCAAAGTACTTTGAAGACCTCAAATTACAATGGGATGAGAAATTAAAAAACCAAATTGCAGATACTAGAAAAGTGTACGCAGACGATTAA
- a CDS encoding Mitogen-activated protein kinase, with product MSRHAEYETYGFSRPIGPQCLRINLIYRRRCNKVLPTMHAKQFVFNLRDYEVRDILGEGAYGVVALGVHRRSGTTVAVKKIEPFERELFCLRTLREIKLLKHFKHNNIISILDIQKPRDFESFREVYIVQEYMETDLHHVIRSQTLSDDHVQYLMYQALKGVKCLHSCGVIHRDLKPANLLVNSNCDLKICDFGLARVGRDDSSSVSESKDSFLTEYVATRWYRAPEIMLTSSQYSKAIDIWSLACILAEMLLREPFLPGKDYRHQLLLIFEILGTPTGADFQSIKSKRAREYIRSQRFFKKIPLRKIFPHANPSAVDLMEKMLKFDPTQRLTVEEALEHPYFGAYRVIEEETTAVPIPKDFFFFDDCKEQLEMIDLKRMLYAEILAT from the coding sequence ATGTCCCGACATGCAGAATATGAAACTTACGGCTTTTCTAGACCAATTGGTCCCCAGTGTCTCAGAATCAACCTTATATATAGACGTCGATGCAACAAGGTCTTGCCAACCATGCACGCCAAACAATTTGTTTTCAACCTGAGAGACTACGAGGTGAGAGACATTCTGGGCGAGGGAGCCTACGGAGTGGTCGCGCTGGGCGTCCATAGAAGATCGGGCACCACGGTTGCAGTCAAGAAGATTGAACCGTTCGAAAGAGAGCTCTTTTGTCTGCGCACGCTCAGAGAAATCAAACTACTCAAACACTTCAAGCacaacaacatcatcaGCATTCTCGATATCCAGAAACCCCGCGACTTCGAATCCTTCAGAGAGGTGTACATCGTGCAGGAGTACATGGAGACGGACCTGCATCACGTGATCCGGTCGCAGACGCTGAGCGACGACCATGTGCAGTATCTGATGTACCAGGCTTTGAAGGGCGTCAAGTGTCTGCACTCGTGCGGTGTGATCCATAGAGACCTGAAGCCGGCGAATTTGTTGGTAAACTCCAATTGCGACCTCAAGATCTGCGATTTTGGGCTCGCTCGCGTCGGCAGAGACGATTCCTCGTCGGTTTCAGAATCCAAGGACTCTTTTCTCACAGAGTACGTGGCCACACGGTGGTACCGAGCTCCAGAGATCATGCTCACGTCCTCCCAGTACTCCAAAGCAATCGATATCTGGTCGCTGGCATGTATTTTGGCGGAGATGCTGCTCAGGGAGCCGTTTCTCCCAGGCAAGGACTATAGACATCAGCTACTTCTTATATTTGAGATTCTGGGCACGCCCACGGGAGCCGATTTCCAGTCTATCAAGTCCAAGCGTGCGAGAGAGTACATTCGTTCGCAgaggtttttcaaaaagattCCTCttcgaaaaatatttccaCATGCCAATCCGTCCGCTGTGGACCTAATGGAGAAGATGCTGAAATTTGATCCAACCCAGAGACTCACAGTGGAGGAGGCGTTAGAGCATCCGTACTTTGGTGCGTACCGGGTTATCGAGGAGGAGACTACGGCGGTCCCAATTCCAAAGgacttcttctttttcgacGACTGcaaggagcagctcgagATGATTGATTTGAAAAGAATGCTGTATGCTGAAATTCTAGCTACCTAA
- a CDS encoding Monothiol glutaredoxin-6 encodes MINARKQRVLAIAALCFLIILFVSVTNTGDKKPQLLAGERSYSPTPGNNKLAQAGGNVNQLVKDKSGVIDESKVKQAEEFSSVKPPVKAPSGDSSQKKITADTSKKAGSAKENLAIKDQKGPADTKEQKLADSKDSLGNSVAKDETKADIQRSNVDSKKLADSDVKKVADHEDSAGFDAAKEFKEILSLSPVAIFSKSYCPYSKKLKDLLQTSYDITPQPTVVELDLHKHGKELQDYIASVSGRRTVPNLFVNGVSRGGSDEMSALHADNKLLDQLTAWGGPKVKVEKINKPSNS; translated from the coding sequence ATGATCAATGCACGCAAGCAGAGAGTGCTGGCTATTGCTGCACTGTGCTTTCTGATCATTCTGTTTGTGTCCGTGACCAATACCGGCGATAAGAAGCCGCAACTGCTTGCTGGGGAACGATCCTATTCTCCCACCCCGGGCAACAATAAGCTGGCCCAGGCTGGAGGAAACGTGAACCAGCTTGTCAAGGACAAGTCGGGGGTGATTGACGAGTCGAAAGTGAAGCAGGCAGAGGAGTTTTCCAGCGTCAAGCCTCCTGTGAAGGCTCCTAGTGGCGACTCGTcgcagaagaagatcacAGCAGACACGTCGAAGAAAGCCGGATCGGCAAAGGAAAATCTGGCCATAAAAGATCAAAAAGGTCCGGCAGACACGAAGGAACAGAAGTTGGCCGACTCAAAAGATTCACTTGGAAACAGTGTCGCCAAAGATGAAACCAAAGCCGACATCCAGCGTTCAAACGTAGACTCTAAGAAATTGGCTGATTCGGACGTCAAGAAGGTGGCGGACCACGAGGATAGCGCCGGGTTTGACGCAGCcaaggagttcaaggagattcTCAGTCTTTCTCCTGTGGCtatcttctccaaatctTACTGTCCATACTCTAAGAAACTCAAGGATTTGTTGCAAACGAGCTACGACATCACTCCTCAGCCCACagttgttgagctggatctccacaaacacggCAAAGAGCTCCAGGACTATATTGCCTCGGTGTCAGGCAGAAGAACTGTGCCGAACCTGTTTGTTAACGGCGTCAGCCGCGGTGGCTCGGATGAAATGAGCGCTTTGCATGCCgacaacaagcttcttgaccagctcaCTGCGTGGGGAGGTCCAAAGGTTAAGGTGGAAAAGATCAATAAGCCTTCGAACTCGTAA
- a CDS encoding 40S ribosomal protein S11-A, producing the protein MATELTVQSEKAFQKQPHIFTNPKAKASRRTKRWYKDVGLGFKTPKSAIEGTYIDKKCPFTGTVSIRGRILTGTVVSTKMHRTIIIRRDYLHYIPKYNRYEKRHKNLAAHVSPAFRVQEGDIVTVGQCRPLSKTVRFNVVKVASAKGKAKAFTKF; encoded by the exons ATGGCTACTGAATTGACCGTGCAGTCTGAGAAGGCTTTCCAGAAG CAACCACACATCTTCACCAACCCAAAGGCTAAGGCCTCCAGAAGAACCAAGAGATGGTACAAGGACGTCGGTCTGGGATTCAAGACTCCTAAGTCCGCTATTGAGGGTACCTACATTGACAAGAAGTGTCCTTTCACCGGTACTGTCTCTATCAGAGGTAGAATTCTGACCGGTACTGTTGTGTCCACCAAAATGCACAGAACCATCATCATCAGAAGAGACTACTTGCACTACATCCCTAAATACAACAGATACGAGAAGAGACACAAGAATCTCGCTGCTCAcgtttctccagctttCAGAGTTCAAGAGGGTGACATTGTGACTGTTGGACAGTGCAGACCACTTTCCAAGACCGTTAGATTCAACGTTGTTAAGGTTGCTTCTGCTAAGGGTAAGGCCAAGGCTTTCACCAAGTTCTAA
- a CDS encoding DNA-binding protein REB1 yields the protein MLDQQHQEAQEQIGGARALLELGTKQKEGGDQNNDVDQHSKHDDEDEPLDRSRKRNFSNDDDMSQLEFQQWTTGFLADDLEGQEGDNDTDGYHFGNQSGLGIPSLSQNSSKRPKKTSRKDTNGISGRNGTPSASNVHAVRIKNINVDPELANLDTSSFVQDAMIDARTLASLGSIDHEYLRHAAEGAHSESAEDEVQHLAVQAVNQAVAAAQAQAAAVMEKNERQPNGEAHDRKHLPTPPLPPDSQQDRSGSRGMSPSGHPFSVPSAETAALVAEAAEKARSYVTVHSQGRSFSKEESNAIDLFITEYQNINNMTREEICKRIWSNERKKDDFWESLQKVLPERTRASLYKHVRRTYHIFNVRGKWSPEDDERLAQLAAKMEGQWKEIGKEMNRMPEDCRDRWRNYVKCGNNRLRHKWSLEEEDKLRSVIHGMLREQTANSESMGVEPVINWTLVSERMGGTRSRIQCRYKWNKLVKREAGNRARSVDLETRNWLLARLREIWNREGTDSIDWDTLASLHPSNVWSGADFKKCFEKMKSTVAGYKKKPFIEIVDTLLQENTENYFDSENKSEDKKKEADRPDSKKPEAEVSLSELQDLVKREVEAIEFQ from the coding sequence ATGCTGGATCAGCAACACCAGGAGGCACAGGAGCAGATTGGAGGTGCTCGCGccctgctggagctgggcacaaaacagaaagaaggcGGAGATCAAAACAACGACGTCGACCAGCATTCCAAGCACGACGATGAGGATGAACCGCTTGACCGATCGAGGAAGCGTAACTTCtcgaacgacgacgacatgTCGCAGCTGGAATTCCAGCAGTGGACCACAGGATTTTTGGCTGACGATCTGGAGGGCCAAGAGGGGGACAACGACACCGACGGATACCATTTTGGGAACCAGTCTGGGCTTGGAATCCCGTCGTTGAGTCAgaacagctcaaagagaCCAAAAAAGACCTCGCGAAAGGATACGAACGGCATTAGTGGAAGGAATGGTACGCCATCCGCGAGTAACGTTCATGCGGTTagaataaaaaatatcaatGTGGACCCAGAATTGGCAAATCTCGACACCTCTTCGTTTGTACAGGATGCCATGATTGATGCCAGAACTCTGGCCAGTCTGGGATCTATTGACCACGAATATTTGAGACATGCTGCGGAGGGCGCACATTCAGAGTCTGCTGAGGACGAGGTCCAGCATTTGGCAGTCCAAGCTGTTAATCAGGCTGTTGCCGCAGCGCAGGCCCAGGCCGCCGCTgtgatggagaaaaatgaACGTCAACCGAACGGAGAAGCTCACGATAGAAAACACCTACCGACTCCGCCTCTGCCGCCTGACTCTCAACAAGACAGGTCTGGGTCTCGAGGAATGTCTCCTTCGGGCCATCCATTTTCCGTGCCTAGCGCAGAGACAGCCGCGCTGGTTGCCGAGGCTGCTGAGAAGGCGCGGAGCTATGTCACCGTTCATTCGCAAGGACGCTCGTTTTCGAAGGAAGAGTCGAACGCAATCGACCTGTTCATCACAGAATATCAAAACATCAATAACATGACGAGAGAGGAGATTTGCAAACGAATTTGGTCAAATGAACGGAAAAAGGACGACTTCTGGGAATCACTGCAGAAGGTGTTGCCCGAGAGAACGCGAGCATCGTTGTACAAGCACGTTCGCAGAACTTACCATATATTCAACGTCAGAGGAAAATGGTCGCcggaggacgacgagcgTCTTGCCCAGCTGGCTGCCAAGATGGAGGGCCAATGGAAGGAGATTGGAAAGGAGATGAACAGAATGCCCGAGGACTGCAGAGACAGATGGAGGAACTACGTCAAGTGCGGAAATAATAGGCTCAGGCACAAGTGGTCtttggaagaggaagatAAGCTACGGAGCGTGATTCATGGCATGTTGCGGGAGCAGACGGCCAACTCTGAGTCGATGGGAGTTGAGCCAGTAATTAATTGGACCTTAGTCAGCGAGAGAATGGGCGGCACGCGCTCTAGAATTCAATGCAGATACAAGTGGAACAAGTTGGTGAAGCGCGAGGCTGGAAACCGTGCGCGAAGCGTAGACCTGGAGACCAGAAATTGGCTGCTTGCCCGGTTGAGAGAGATTTGGAACCGCGAGGGTACAGATTCCATTGATTGGGATACCTTGGCATCTTTGCATCCAAGCAATGTTTGGTCGGGCGCAGACTTCAAAAAATGCTTCGAAAAAATGAAGTCCACCGTCGCCGGTTATAAGAAGAAACCATTTATCGAGATTGTGGACACATTGCTTCAGGAAAACACAGAGAATTATTTTGACTCTGAGAACAAGAGcgaggacaagaagaaggaggcGGACAGGCCGGACTCCAAGAAACCCGAGGCGGAGGTGTCGCTTTCTGAGCTTCAGGATTTGGTGAAACGGGAAGTGGAGGCTATTGAGTTTCAGTAA